A part of Doryrhamphus excisus isolate RoL2022-K1 chromosome 8, RoL_Dexc_1.0, whole genome shotgun sequence genomic DNA contains:
- the usf1 gene encoding upstream stimulatory factor 1 isoform X2 produces MKSQQKIPDSDASTTVNEEGSVATAEDPAAIATIQSAATFTDQPIKYLFKTEGGGGQVTYRVIQVSDGQLEGQTDGAAAVSLVTGFPATTQAITQSEGLEGDGSSETQYSYYPATIAEAATGTMVTTVQASDTLLSQTTPTGQLYVMMSPQEVLTGSTQRTIAPRTQPYIAKQEPPRGSRDEKRRAQHNEVERRRRDKINNWIVQLSKTIPDCNIDYTKTGQSKGGILSKACDYIKELRQSNLKLGEDLSALDRLRIDNQLLRQEVEDCKSKNQILRNVLRQHGIASSTEPQ; encoded by the exons ATGAAGAG CCAACAGAAAATCCCGGATTCAGATGCGAGTACTACTGTCAACGAGGAAG GCTCTGTTGCCACCGCAGAGGACCCAGCAGCTATTGCTACCATCCAGTCTGCCGCCACATTCACAGACCAACctatcaaatatttattcaagACAGAAGGAGGAGGTGGACAG GTGACCTACAGAGTGATCCAGGTGTCAGACGGCCAGTTGGAGGGTCAGACAGATGGAGCTGCGGCAGTGAGTCTGGTCACTGGGTTCCCCGCAACCACTCAGGCCATCACGCAG TCCGAAGGGTTAGAGGGGGATGGCAGCAGTGAGACACAGTACTCATACTATCCTGCCACCATTGCTGAAGCCGCAACTGGGACCATGGTGACCACAGTGCAGGCCTCTGACACGCTACTCAGCCAGACCACGCCCACag gGCAGCTCTATGTGATGATGTCACCCCAGGAGGTTTTGACAGGATCCACCCAAAGGACAATCGCCCCTCGCACTCAGCCATACATAGC AAAACAAGAGCCTCCTCGGGGTTCCAGAGATGAGAAAAGACGTGCACAGCATAATGAAG TTGAGCGCCGGCGTCGCGACAAAATTAATAACTGGATTGTGCAGCTGTCAAAAACAATACCAGACTGCAACATTGACTACACCAAGACAGGACAG agtAAAGGTGGAATTTTGTCCAAAGCCTGTGACTACATCAAGGAACTCCGACAGAGCAACCTGAAATTGGGGGAAGATCTCAGCGCACTCGATCGACTTAGGATTGACAATCAGCTCCTCAGACAAGAG GTTGAAGACTGCAAATCCAAGAATCAGATCCTGCGCAATGTTCTCCGACAACATGGCATTGCATCCAGCACAGAGCCACAGTGA
- the usf1 gene encoding upstream stimulatory factor 1 isoform X1 produces the protein MKSQQKIPDSDASTTVNEEGSVATAEDPAAIATIQSAATFTDQPIKYLFKTEGGGGQVTYRVIQVSDGQLEGQTDGAAAVSLVTGFPATTQAITQAVFSQSEGLEGDGSSETQYSYYPATIAEAATGTMVTTVQASDTLLSQTTPTGQLYVMMSPQEVLTGSTQRTIAPRTQPYIAKQEPPRGSRDEKRRAQHNEVERRRRDKINNWIVQLSKTIPDCNIDYTKTGQSKGGILSKACDYIKELRQSNLKLGEDLSALDRLRIDNQLLRQEVEDCKSKNQILRNVLRQHGIASSTEPQ, from the exons ATGAAGAG CCAACAGAAAATCCCGGATTCAGATGCGAGTACTACTGTCAACGAGGAAG GCTCTGTTGCCACCGCAGAGGACCCAGCAGCTATTGCTACCATCCAGTCTGCCGCCACATTCACAGACCAACctatcaaatatttattcaagACAGAAGGAGGAGGTGGACAG GTGACCTACAGAGTGATCCAGGTGTCAGACGGCCAGTTGGAGGGTCAGACAGATGGAGCTGCGGCAGTGAGTCTGGTCACTGGGTTCCCCGCAACCACTCAGGCCATCACGCAG GCTGTGTTCTCTCAGTCCGAAGGGTTAGAGGGGGATGGCAGCAGTGAGACACAGTACTCATACTATCCTGCCACCATTGCTGAAGCCGCAACTGGGACCATGGTGACCACAGTGCAGGCCTCTGACACGCTACTCAGCCAGACCACGCCCACag gGCAGCTCTATGTGATGATGTCACCCCAGGAGGTTTTGACAGGATCCACCCAAAGGACAATCGCCCCTCGCACTCAGCCATACATAGC AAAACAAGAGCCTCCTCGGGGTTCCAGAGATGAGAAAAGACGTGCACAGCATAATGAAG TTGAGCGCCGGCGTCGCGACAAAATTAATAACTGGATTGTGCAGCTGTCAAAAACAATACCAGACTGCAACATTGACTACACCAAGACAGGACAG agtAAAGGTGGAATTTTGTCCAAAGCCTGTGACTACATCAAGGAACTCCGACAGAGCAACCTGAAATTGGGGGAAGATCTCAGCGCACTCGATCGACTTAGGATTGACAATCAGCTCCTCAGACAAGAG GTTGAAGACTGCAAATCCAAGAATCAGATCCTGCGCAATGTTCTCCGACAACATGGCATTGCATCCAGCACAGAGCCACAGTGA